DNA from Kitasatospora acidiphila:
CCCGCGCGGGCCGCCTTGCGCAGCCGCAGGAAGACGATCGGCGACTCCTCCTCGGGCTCGAAGCCCGCCAGCAGCACCGCCGGGGCCTGCTCCAGCGCCCGGTAGCTGACGCCGGTGCCGGCTTCCAGGTCCACGCCGGTCCCCGCGACCGCGGCGGCCAGGAAGTCGGCCTCCTCGGCGCTGTGCGGGCGGGCCCGGAAGTCCACGTCGTTGGTGCCGAGCACCACCCGGGCGAACTTGGCGTAGCCGTAGGCGTCCTCGACGGTGACCCGGCCGCCGGTGAGGACACCGGCCCGGGCGCCGCGCAGCCCCTCGGCGGCGGCGGCCAGCGCCTGCGGCCAGGAGGTCGCCACCAGTTCGCCGGTGGCCACGTCGCGGACCAGCGGGCTGGTCAGCCGGTCGCGCTGCTGGGCGTAGCGGAATGCGAACCGGCCCTTGTCGCAGTTCCACTCCTCGTTGACCTCGGGCTCCTCGCCGGCGAGGCGCCGCAGCACCTTGCCGCGCCGGTGGTCGGTGCGCATCGAGCAGCCGGAGGCGCAGTGCTCGCAGACGCTGGGCGAGGAGACCAGGTCGAAGGGGCGGGAGCGGAACCGGTAGGCGGCCGAGGTGAGCGCGCCGACCGGGCAGATCTGGATGGTGTTGCCGGAGAAGTACGACTCGAAGCCGTCGCCCTCGCCGATGCCGACCTGCTCCAGGGCGCCGCGCTCGAGCAGTTCGATGAACGGGTCGCCGGCGATCTGCTGGGAGAACCGGGTGCAGCGGGCGCAGAGCACGCAGCGCTCCCGGTCCAGCAGCACCTGGCTGCTGATCGGGATCGGCTTCTCATAGGTGCGCTTCATCCCGTCGAACCGGGAGTCGGCCTGGCCGTTGGACATCGCCTGGTTCTGCAGCGGGCATTCGCCTCCCTTGTCGCAGACCGGGCAGTCCAGCGGGTGGTTGATCAGCAGCAGCTCCATGACGCCGCGCTGGGCCTTCTCGGCGACCGGGGAGCTGACCTGGGTGTGGACCACCATGCCCTCGGCCACCGGGATGGTGCAGGAGGCGACCGGCTTGCGCTGGCCCTCGATCTCCACGATGCACTGGCGGCAGGCGCCGACCGGTTCGAGCAGCGGGTGGTCGCAGAACCGCGGCACCTGGGTGCCGATCTGCTCGGCGGCCCGGATCACCAAGGTGCCCTTGGGGACCTGGACCTGGACGCCGTCGATGGTGAGCGTGACGAGCTCGACGGCGGTCTTCTCGGGCGTGACGGTCACGCGTGCACCTCCCTCTCGGTGGCGGGCTTGGGGGCGGTGGCGCGGGGGCCGTCGGCCCAGACCGTGCTGGCGGCCGGGTCGAACGGGCAGCGGCGCTCGGTGAGGTGCTGCTCGTACTCGGCGCGGAAGTGCTGCAGCGAGGAGACGATCGGGCTGGCCGCGCCGTCGCCGAGGGCGCAGAAGGACTTGCCGTTGATGTTGTCGGCGATGTCCAGCAGCTTCTCCAGGTCGCCGGCCTGGCCCTGGCCGGCCTCGATCCGGTCCAGCAACTGGACCAGCCAGTAGGTGCCTTCGCGGCAGGGGGTGCACTTGCCGCAGGACTCGTGTGCGTAGAACTCGGTCCACCGGGTGACCGCGCGGACCACGCAGGTGGTCTCGTCGAAGATCTGCAGCGCCTTGGTTCCGAGCATCGAGCCGGCCGCGCCGACGCCCTCGTAGTCGAGCGGCACGTCGAGGTGCTGATCGGTGAACATCGGGGTCGAACTGCCGCCCGGGTCCAGAACTTGAGCCGGTGCCCGGCCCGGATCCCGCCGCTGATGTCGAGCAGCTGGCGCAGCGTCACACCGAGCGGGGCCTCGTACTGGCCGGAGTTGGTGACGTGCCCGGAGAGCGAGTAGAGCGTGAAGCCCGGGGACTTCTCGGTGCCCAGCGAGGTGAACCACTCCTTGCCGCGCGCCAGGATCGACGGCACCGAGGCGATCGACTCGACGTTGTTCACCACGGTCGGGCAGGCGTAGAGGCCCGCGATGGCCGGGAACGGCGGGCGCAGCCGGGGCTGGCCGCGGCGGCCCTCCAGCGAGTCGAGCAGCGCGGTCTCCTCGCCGCAGATGTAGGCGCCGGCCCCGGCGTGCACGGTGATGTCCAGGTCGATGCCGCTGCCCAGGATGTTCTTGCCGAGGTAGCCGGCCTGGTAGGCCTCGGCGACGGCGGCGTGCAGCCGGCGCAGCACCGGGACCACCTCGCCGCGCAGGTAGATGAAGGCGTGGTCGCAGCGGATCGCGTAGGAGGCGATCACCATGCCCTCGATCAGCGCGTGCGGGTTGGCGAAGAGCAGCGGGATGTCCTTGCAGGTCCCGGGCTCGGACTCGTCGGCGTTGACCACCAGGTAGTGCGGCTTGCCGTCGTTCTGCGGGATGAACTGCCACTTCATCCCGGTGGGGAAGCCGGCGCCGCCGCGGCCGCGCAGCCCGGCCTCCTTGACCAGGGCGATCACGGCGTCGGGCTCCATCGCCAGGGCGGCGCGCAGGCCCTGGTAGCCCTCGTGGCGGTGGTAGGTCTCCAGGGTCCACGGCCGGCGGTCGTCCCAGGAGGCGGAGAGCACGGGCGTGAGCAGCTTCTCGGCCGGCTCGGTGGCGGTCATCACGCTTCCGTCCCTTCGTTGCGCGGCGAGACCACTCGGGCGCCGGGGGTACCGGGCAGTTGCTCGCCCTTGGCGAGGCGCAGGCCGGCCAGGCTGGGGGCGCCGCCGGCGCCGGACTCGTCGTTGGCGCCGGACCGCTCGTCGGGGAAGCCGGCCAGCATCCGGGCGGTCTCCTTGAAGCCGCAGAGCCGGGCGCCGCGGGTGGGCCGCACCTCCTCGCCGGCCCGCAGGTCGTCGACCAGCTGCTTGGCGCTGTCCGGGGTCTGGTTGTCGAAGAACTCCCAGTTGACCATCACCACGGGTGCGTAGTCGCAGGCCGCGTTGCACTCGATGTGCTCCAGCGAGATCGCACCGTCCTCGGTGGTCTCGTTGTTGCCGATCCCCAGGTGCTCCTTGAGCTCCGCGAAGATCTGGTCGCCGCCGAGCACCGCGCACAGCGTGTTGGTGCACACCCCCACGTGGTACTCGCCGGCGGGCCGGCGCCGGTACATCGTGTAGAAGGTGGCGACCGCGGTGACCTCGGCCGTGGTGAGCTCCAACTGCTCGGCGCAGAACCGGATTCCGGTGGCGCTGACGAAGCCCTCCTCGGCCTGGACCAGGTGCAGCAGCGGCAGCAGTGCGGACCGCGGCTGCGGATAGCGGGCGATCAGCGCCTCGGCGTCGGCCGCCAGCCGCTGGTGCACCTCGGGCGGATACGGCTTGGCCGGCAGCGCCGGCAGGCCGAGTTCCACATTGCTCACCGGTCCACGCCTCCCATCACCGGGTCGATCCCGGCCACCGCCACGATCACGTCGGCGACCTGGCCGCCCTCGCACATCGCCGCCATCGACTGCAGGTTGGTGAACGACGGGTCGCGGAAGTGCACCCGGTAGGGCCTGGTGCCGCCGTCGCTCACCACATGGACGCCGAGTTCGCCCTTGGGCGACTCGACGGCCGCGTAGGCCTGGCCCACCGGGACCCGGAACCCCTCGGTGACCAGCTTGAAGTGGTGGATCAGGGCCTCCATCGAGGTGCCCATGATCTTCCGGATGTGGTCCAGCGAGTTGCCCATGCCGTCCGGCCCGACCGCGAGTTGGGCCGGCCAGGCGATCTTCTTGTCGGCCACCATCACCGGGCCGGGCGCCAGCCGGTCCAGGCACTGCTCGACGATCCGCAGCGACTGCCGCATCTCCTCCAGGCGGATCAGGAACCGCCCGTAGGAGTCGGCGGTGTCGGCCACCGCGACGTCGAACTCGTAGTCCTGGTAGCCGCAGTACGGATCCGACTTGCGCAGGTCGTGCGGCAGGCCGGTGGCCCGCAGGATCGGGCCGGTGGCGCCGAGGGCCAGGCAGCCGGGCAGGTCGAGGAAGCCGACGTCGACCAGGCGGGCCTTGAACACCGGGTTGCCGGTGGCGAGTTTGTCGTACTCGTGCATCCGGGAGCGCAGCGTCTTGACCGCCTCGCGGATCTGGTCGACCGCGCCGGGCGGCAGGTCCTGGGCCAGGCCGCCGGGGCGCACGTAGGCGTGGTTCATCCGCAGGCCGGTGACCAACTCGAAGACGTCCAGGATGAGTTCGCGGTCCCGGAAGCCGTAGATCATCAGCGTGGTGGAGCCGATCTCCATGCCGCCGGTGGCCAGGCACACCAGGTGCGAGGAGATCCGGTTGAGCTCCATCATCAACACCCGGATGACGGTGGCCCGTTCGGGGATGTCATCGGTGATGCCGAGCAGCTTCTCCACCGCCAGGCAGTAGGCGGCCTCGTTGAAGATCGGGGTCAGGTAGTCCATCCGGGTCACGAAGGTGGTGCCCTGCACCCAGGAGCGGAACTCCATGTTCTTCTCGATCCCGGTGTGCAGGTAGCCGATTCCGCACCGGGCCTCCTTGACCGTCTCCCCGTCAATCTCCAGGATCAGCCGGAGCACCCCGTGGGTGGACGGGTGCTGCGGACCCATGTTGACGATGATGCGTTCGTCGTCCGCCCGGGCGACGGCGTCGACCACCTCGCCCCAGTCGCCGCCGGTGACGGTGAAGACCCGCCCTCGGTGGTCTCGCGCGAACCTGCTTCGTAGCCAGTGCTCATCAGGAGTACGACCTCCGCTGGTCGGGCGCCGGGATCTGGGCGCCCTTGTACTCGACGGGGATGCCGCCGAGCGGGTAGTCCTTGCGCTGCGGGTGCCCCAGCCAGTCGTCCGGCATCATGATCCGGGTGAGCGCCGGGTGGCCGTCGAAGACGATGCCGAAGAAGTCGTAGGCCTCGCGCTCGTGCCAGTCGTTGGTCGGGTAGACGCTCACCACGGACGGG
Protein-coding regions in this window:
- a CDS encoding NADH-quinone oxidoreductase subunit G, with the translated sequence MTVTPEKTAVELVTLTIDGVQVQVPKGTLVIRAAEQIGTQVPRFCDHPLLEPVGACRQCIVEIEGQRKPVASCTIPVAEGMVVHTQVSSPVAEKAQRGVMELLLINHPLDCPVCDKGGECPLQNQAMSNGQADSRFDGMKRTYEKPIPISSQVLLDRERCVLCARCTRFSQQIAGDPFIELLERGALEQVGIGEGDGFESYFSGNTIQICPVGALTSAAYRFRSRPFDLVSSPSVCEHCASGCSMRTDHRRGKVLRRLAGEEPEVNEEWNCDKGRFAFRYAQQRDRLTSPLVRDVATGELVATSWPQALAAAAEGLRGARAGVLTGGRVTVEDAYGYAKFARVVLGTNDVDFRARPHSAEEADFLAAAVAGTGVDLEAGTGVSYRALEQAPAVLLAGFEPEEESPIVFLRLRKAARAGRLKVFAIADHRSRGLAKLGGALLAAAPGTEPEWLGALAEQSGLENEAGQVAELLRRPGAVILVGERLAQIPGAFTAALRLAHASGARLAWIPRRAGERGALEAGALPGLLPGGRPVTVPAARAEVAAVWGVPELPARLGRDTGQILAAAVAGDLDALVVGGLDPDDLADPQLADEALAQVGFVVSLELRPSAVTEQADVVLPVAAVAEKAGTFLDWEGRVRLFEPALKPDQLMVRQLGSDVRVLNMLADAIGHRLGLPDIRAARRELDELTPWTGDRPAAPVGHPMPLPRPATGQAVLAGWRLLLDNGSLQQGDEHLAGTRHRAAARLSPSTAAEIGASGGRLRITGPSGSLLLPLDIDPEQPDRTVWLPLNSTDPGAYRALGTTVGHLVTIAPAGEGE
- the nuoE gene encoding NADH-quinone oxidoreductase subunit NuoE, encoding MPALPAKPYPPEVHQRLAADAEALIARYPQPRSALLPLLHLVQAEEGFVSATGIRFCAEQLELTTAEVTAVATFYTMYRRRPAGEYHVGVCTNTLCAVLGGDQIFAELKEHLGIGNNETTEDGAISLEHIECNAACDYAPVVMVNWEFFDNQTPDSAKQLVDDLRAGEEVRPTRGARLCGFKETARMLAGFPDERSGANDESGAGGAPSLAGLRLAKGEQLPGTPGARVVSPRNEGTEA